The Phormidium sp. PBR-2020 DNA segment GTGCTGGGGATGACTCTCTGATTGGCGGGTCTGGTAATAACGTCATTTTGGGCGGTGCTGGCAATGACTCTCTTGTTGGCGGGCCGGGGAATGATGTTCTCTCGGGCGGCGAGGGCATTGATACTCTGACCGGGGGCGGTGGCTCGAATCAGTTTATTCTGCCTGATGCTCCGCAAAACCGGGATGTGATTACCGATTTCACCACCGGGAGCGATAAAATCCTCTTGCCAGACGGGGTCTCTCTGGCGGATATTCAAGTGCAAAATATTAGCGATGGGGCGCTCATCTTACGGGATGGGGCGGCTTTATCGATTGTCTTGGAGAGTGAGATCCAACTGAATGAGAATGACTTTTTGACCAGTGCGGATGTGGCCAACGCTCTGCAGCTGATTGAGGAGAGTAATCAGGCTCTGCTGCAAAATCCCCAAAATGCCCTGGCCTATAATCAACGGGGTGAAGCCTTGTACCGCCTGGGACAACAAGATGATGCGATTCGGGACTTTACCATCGCCCTCACGATAGACCCAGCTCGGGATTCACTCTACTACACCAACCGGGGTCGGGCACACTTAGCGATACGAGATGAGTTAAACGCGATTGGAGACTTTACCCAAGCCATTCGCTCTAATCCTCAGAATTTTGATGCTTTCTTTGGACGCGGTGTGGTTTTTTCGGTGGCTGAGAACTTTGACCAGGCCATTCGCGATTATACCCAGGCGATTCGTCTTGAGCCGGGTATTTCGGTTAGTTACTATAACCGGGGTTTGGCACGTTTACAGCTTGAAAATTATGGTGAGGCGATCGCCGACTTCACACGGGCGATCGAACTCAATCCCGACAATGTTCTACAATACTTTGCCCGTGGTGTAACTCAGGAAGAGGCCGGCAACGCCCCGGCTGCGGTTCCGGATTATCAACGAATTATTGAGCTAGATCCCAATTTCGCTGATGCTCACTATCGTCTGGGGATTGCCTATCGACGCTTCTTTAATTTGAGGGCATCCCGAGACAGTTTTGAGGAAGCGGCCCGTTTATATGAGATTCAGGGCAATGAGGAAGGATTATCGAATGTGGCTCAAGAGCGGGGAAGGCGGGGAGGTCTGATTTAGACGCATATCTTAGTAACTCTGTCAAGGTTTTGTCGTTGCTGTCTTGGCCGTTTCCTCTTTGACAGAGTTACCCGCACCTCCTTCACTGGGCGCTAGAGGCAGGGTTCAGGGGGGCATTTGCTGGGATTGAGCCGTCCTTTGTGACTGCAAGAGTGAATAAGCTCGAAAGTTCCAGAACTATCTTTTATCAGTATAAACTCGTAGGGAGAATCCGGGAGTCGTGGCTGCTTACCGGAGAAACTCCCATCACATCCAGGAGGGTTCGACCCATGCAAGTATCGCGACATCTGCTGACTTTGGGGCTATTGACTACATTGGGGCTAGGATTACCAGGAGTCTCCCCAGTGTTCGCCGAGGAATCTCAGCGAGTGGTCCAGTCGTCAGTCAATCGGGACTTTGCACCGATTGAAATTAGGGGGCGATTGGATGAAACCAGCCGTATTACTGACGATGGTAAATACTTTAATGTCTATCCCTTTGAAGGAACAGAGGGGCAACAGCTCGTCATTGATTTAATCAGTGATGACTTTGATGCCCACTTATTATTGCTGACAGCGAGTGACGAAGTGGCTGTGATTGCCCAGGATAGGTATGGAGGCGAGAACGCCAATGCTCAGATTGTTATAGTTTTACCAACAGCCGGTTCTTACAGCATTGCAGCGACTTCAGCACAAGGGCAGGAAACAGGAGAGTACCGACTGGTAGTACAAACGGCGGCCTCATCTGACCTAGAACGGGCAGAGTTATTAAAAGACGCACATCGTTTGAACCAACAAGTGTTGCAATTGTTAGACGAAGCTCGATACGAGGAAGCTATGCCTTTGGCACGACAGGCACTAGCAATCCGAGAAACTGCCCTGGGAGAGTTTCACCCCCTTGTCGCTCAAAGCCTCAATAATTTGGCAGGACTCTACCGTAACCAGGGAAACTATAATGCCGCTGAACCTTTCTACCTCCGTTCCCTTGAGATTTTGGAAACCGCCCTGGGAGAGTTTCACCCCCTTGTCGCCACCAGCCTCAATAATTTGGCTCTACTCTACAGCAACCAGGGAAACTATAATGCCGCCGAACCCCTCTATCGCCGTTCCCTTGAGATTTTGGAAACCGCCCTGGGAGAGTTTCACCCCGATGTTGCCACCAGCCTCAATAATTTGGCAGAACTCTACCGTAACCAGGGAAACTATAATGCCGCTGAACCTCTCTTTCGTCGTGCCTTAGAAATCCAAGAAACTACCCTAGAAGGGGCTCACCCGGATATCGCCTACAGCCTCGATGGTTTGGCAAGTCTCTACCGAAATCAGGGAAATTATAGTGCTGCTGAACCCCTTTTCCGTCGCGCCTTAGAAATCCGAGAAGCCACCCTGGGAGAGATGAACCCCGATGTCGCTGCCAGCCTCAATAATTTGGCTGGACTCTACCTTGCTCAAGGAAACTATAGTGCGGCTGGACCTCTCTACCATCGTTCCCTTGAAATTTTTGAAACCACCTTGGGAGAGTCTCATCCCCATTTTGCCACTAGCCTCAATAATTTAGGAAATTTTTACCAACACCAGGGAAATTATAGTGCTGCCGAACCGTTCTATCGTCGTGCCCTAGAAATTCGAGAAACCACACTGGGAGAGATGCACCCCAATGTTGCCCAAAGCCTCAATAATTTGGCACAGCTTTACCGTGACCAAGGAAACTATGGTGTCGCTGAACCGCTATACCATCGTTCCCTAGAAATCTGGGAAACCACCTTGGGAGAGATGCACCCCAAGGTCGCCATGAGCCTCAATAATTTCGCAGGACTTTACCGTGCACAGGGAAATTATGATGCTGCCGAGCCTCTTTATCGTCGTGCCCTTGAGATTTTTGAAACCGCATTGGGAGAGTTTCACCCTTATGTCGCCAGTAGTCTCAAGAATTTGGCAGTACTCTACTTTGACCAGGGAAATTACAGTGCTGCCGAACCCCTCTTATATCGTTCTCTTGAAGTTTATGAAGCTATTCTGGGAGAGACTCACCCCGACGTTGCCACCAATCTTCATAATTTGGCAGCAGTCCAAGTCTCTCGGGGAAACTATACTGCGGCAGAACCTCTCTACCGTCGTGCCCTAGAAATCCGAGAAACTACCCTGGGAGAGACTCACCCTGACGTCGCCACTACCCTCAATAATTTGGCTTCACTTTACCTTGACCAGCGAAACTTTAGTGCTGCTGAACCTCTCTTGCATCGTTCCCTTGAGATACGAGAAACTGCCCTAGGAGAGTCTCATCCCCATGTCGCCATCAGCCTTAATAATCTGGTGAATTTCTACCAAGCCCAAGGAGATGTATCTCAAAGCCTCAGTTTTCGTCAACGCAGCTTGGATGTCGAAGAAACGAACTTAGCCCAAAATCTCGCCATCGGCTCAGAAGCCCGTAAACAAGCCTATATCGCCACCCTCACCGGCACAACTCACCGAACTCTCTCCCTCCATCTTCAAGATGCCCCAAACCATCCTCAAGCAGCACGTCTCGCCCTAACCACTGTCCTGCGTCGCAAAGGACGCATTCTTGATGCCGTGACCGAGACACAACAACTCTTACGAGATAACCTCAGCCCTGAACTCGCTCCCCTTCTGGACGAGTACACCAACGCCCAAACTCAACTGGCGACTCGCCTCTATGCCGGTTTGGGGAACCAAAATCCTGACCTCTATCGCTCTGAGATAGACACCCTGCGTCAACAGGTGGAAGAGTTGGAAGATGACTTATCCCGTCGTAGTGCCGAGTTCCGAGTGGCAACAGAACCGGTGGAAATTGAGGCAGTTCAGGCTCTGATTCCTACTGATGCGGCTTTGGTAGAACTGGTGCAGTATTCTCCCTATTCTCCCTTCAACTTTGTCTTCTCAAACTGGGGAACACCTCGCTACGCCGCCTATATCCTCCATTCTTCCGGTGAACCTCAATGGGTGGACTTAGGAGATGCCGAGACGATTGATAATGCTGCCTTTGCCTTCCTCAATGCCACTCGAGTTCCCAACTCCCAGCAATGGACACAAACCACAGGACGACAACTCGATGAGTTGCTGATGGCTCCCATTCGTCCTCTACTGGGAGATGCGACTCATCTACTCCTCTCCCCAGATGGTCAACTTAACTTGATTCCTTTTGCCGCATTGGTGGATGAGGAGAATCGTTATTTGGTGGAATCCTATCAGTTGACCCATTTGACCACTGGACGGGACTTGTTACGACTGCAATATCCCCGCCCCAGTCGTCAACCGCCGGTGTTGTTTGCTAATCCTGATTATGATGATGCTGATACCTCTGCCGTGACGCAGGTGGCCCGTGCCACTCGGGGGGAGTCTCAACGGTCAATGGAGATAGAGGATTTACAGTTTGGAGAGTTGCCGGGGACTCAGCGGGAGGTGGATGCTATTGCTCCCCTTTTGGACAATCCCATCATTCTTACGGAGGCGGAGGCGACGGAAAATGCTCTCAAACAGGTTCAGGCTCCCAGTATTCTTCATCTGGCGACTCATGGTTTCTTTCTCCAGGATGTGGAGTTTGTACCACCTCAGCCGACAACGGATTTCACTCGGGGGGAGATCGAACTGGTGACGGATTGGAGTCTCCATAATGCACCGCCCAGTGACCGTCCCCGCAGTAGTGAGAATCCCCTGCTGCGCTCTGGGTTGGCGTTTGCGGGGTTTAATACCCGAGATAGTGATGGGGAGGATGGGGTGTTGACGGCCCTGGAAGCGGTGGGGTTGGATTTGCGGGGAACTCGTTTGGTGGTGATGAGTGCTTGTGAGACGGGGGTGGGAGATGTGGCCAATGGTGAGGGGGTTTATGGCTTGCGGCGAGCCTTGGTGATGGCGGGGGCTGAGAGTCAGTTGATGAGTTTGTGGAAGGTGGCCGATGAGCAGACGGCGGATTTGATGCGGGATTATTATCAACGCTTGTTGGCGGGAGAGGGACGGAGTGAGGCGTTGCGGGAGGTGCAGTTGGACTGGCTCAGCCGGGGGAAGCATCCCTATTACTGGGCGTCGTTCCTGTTTTCGGGGCAATGGACTCCCATGGATGATTTTACGGAAAAGTGAATAAGCTCTGATGCTCCAGAAATAGGTATACTCAGTAAAAACTTTTAGGGAGAATCCGGGAGTCGTGGCTGGTTACCGGAGAAACTCCCATCACATCCAGGAGGGTTCGACCCATGCAAGTATCGCGACATCTGCTGACTTTGGGGCTATTGACCACATTGGGGCTAGGATTGCCAAGAGTCTCCCCAGTTTTCGCAGAGGAACCTCATCGACTGGCTCAGTCATCAGTCAATCGGGACTTTGAACCCATTGATATCCGGGGGCGATTGGATGAAACTAGCCTTGTTTTGGATGATGGCAGATACTTTAACATCTATCCTTTTGAAGGAATTGAGGGGCAACAGCTTATCATTGATTTAATCAGTGATGACTTCGATGCTCACCTATTGTTGGTCATCTCAGGTGACGAAGTTGAGTTGATTACTGAAGATAGCTATGGGGGTGAGAATGGCAATGCTCAGATTGTGGTCGTTTTGCCAAAGACGGGAGTTTATGAGATTACTGCTACTTCTGCACAAGGGGAAGAAATTGGAGATTATAGACTGACGGCACAAATGGCAACATCTTCTGACCTTGAGCGAGCGGAGTTATTAGAAGAAGCCAATCGTCTCAACGAGGAAGCAACAGAACTATACGAAGAAGGTCGTTACCAGGAAGCTATTCCTATAGCACAACAGGCGCTACAAATCCGAGAAACTACTTTGGGAGAGTCTCATCCTAATGTCGCCCAAAGCCTTAATAGTCTGGCAAAACTCTACCAAGCCCAAGCATACTATGGTGCCGCCGAACCTCTCTACCTCCAGGCCCTAGAAATTCGAGAAACTGCCTTGGGAGAGTCTCATCCCGATGTCGCTTATAGCCTCATGGGTTTGGCAAATCTCTACCAAGCCCAGGCATACTATGGTGCCGCCGAACCTCTCTACCTCCGGGCCCTAGAAATCCGAGAAACTGCCCTGGGAGAGTCTCATCCCGATGTCGCTTATAGCCTCATGGGTTTGGCAAATCTCTACCAAGCCCAGGCATACTATGGTGCCGCCGAACCTCTTTACCTCCAGGCCCTAGAAATCCGAGAAACTGCCTTGGGAGAGTCTCATCCCGATGTCGCTTATAGCCTCAATAGTCTGGCAAATCTCTACAGTGACCAGGGAAACTATGATGCCGCCGAAACTCTCTACCTCCGGGCCCTAGAAATTCTAGAAACCCGTCTAGGAGAGTCTCATCCTGCTGTCGCCGCCAGCCTCATTGGTTTGGCAAATCTCTATCTACAACAGGGAAACCTTAGTGCTGTTGAACCTCTCTTGCATCGTTCCCTAGAAATTCTAGAAACTGGCTTGGAAGAGTCTCATCCCGATGTCGCTTATAGCCTCAATAGTCTGGCAAATCTCTACAGTGACCAGGGAAACTATGATGCCGCCGAAACTCTCTACCTCCGGGCCCTAGAAATTCTAGAAACCCGTCTAGGAGAGTCTCATCCTGCTGTTGCCGCCAGCCTCATGGGTTTGGCAAATCTCTACCTACAACAGAGAAACTTTAGTGCTGTTGAACCTCTCTTGCATCGTTCCCTAGAAATTCTAGAAACTGGCTTGGAAGAGTCTCATCCCGCTGTCGCTTATAGCTTCATGTTTTTGGGAGGACTCTACTTTATACAGGGAAACCTTAGCGCTGCTGAACCTCTCTTTCATCGTTCCCTAGGAATTCTAGAAGCAAGCTTAGGAGAGTCCCATCCCCATGTCGCTTATAATCTCATATTTTTAGCAAATATCTACATTTTTCAAAATGAACTTAGTGCTGCCGAATCTATAGTTTCTCGTATTTTTGAGATAGTAGAAACCAGTCTAGAAAAATTTCATTATAATTTAATTACAGAACTGATTGAACCCCTTCATTCTATAGCATACTTCTACCTTTTTCGTGGAAATAGTAGTGCTGCAGAAGCTCTCCACAGTCGTACCCTTGAGATAATAGAAACCACCCTAGGAGAGTCTCATCCCGATGTAGTTACAAGCCTTAATAATTTGGCGACATTCTACCATAAGCAAGGAAACGATAGTGCTGCAGAAGCTCTTTACCGTCGTGCCCTTGGAATTAATGAAACTGCCTGGGGAGAATCTCATCCTAATGTAGTTCCAAGTCTCAATAACTTGGCAGCCTTTTACCAAGAGCAGCGAAACTATGGTGCTGCCAAAGCTCTTTACCGTCGTGCCCTTGAAATCAATGAAACTGCCTGGGGGGAATCTCATCCTAATGTAATTCCAAGCCTCAATAATTTGGCAGATTTTTACCAAAGCATAGGAAATATTAGAGAAGGAGAACCCCTACATTTACATTTTCTCATAATACAAAAAGACACCCGGCAAAACTTTAGTGCTGTCGAAGCTCTTTATCGTCGTGCCCTTGAAATCAGTGAAACTGCCTGGGGAGAATCTCATCCTAATGTAGTTCCAAGTCTCAATAATTTGATCGCTTTTTACCAAAATTTAGGAGATATTAGAGAAGCAGAACCTCTACATTTGCGTGTTCTTACAATACGAGAAAACACCTTAGGGGGATCACATCCTGACGTAGCTAGTACCATCAATGATTTGGCAGTAATTTACCTTAGACTAGGCAACTACAGGGTCGCCGAAGCTCTCTACCGTCGTGCCTTTGATATTTTAGAAACTGCCATGGGAGAGTCAAATCCAGAGATAGTCCCAAGTCTCAGGAACTTAGCAGCATTCTACCAGGAACAGGGCAACTATAGTGCTGCCGAAATTCTCTTGAACCGTGTCCTTAAGATTCAGGAAACCACCCTGGGAGAATTTCATATTTTTGTAGCGTTGGATCTCATAGATTTGGCAAAAGTTCACTTTGAGCAGGGAAACTACAGTGAGGCTCAATCTGTTTGGCGCCGTATCCTTGATATGGTAGAGACCTACCTAGAAGAGTCTAATACTATTAGAGTTCAGGGACTCATGGTTTTGGCAGGAATTCACTTTGAGCAGGGAAACTTTAATGATGCTGAACCTCTTTTACACCGTGCCCTTGAGATTCAGGAAACTACCTTAGGAGAGTCGCATCCTGATGTTGTCCTAAGCCTCAATAGTTTAGCTGCACTCTACCAAAAACAAGGAAACTATAGCACCGCAGAATCTCTCTTGCATCGTGCCCTTGAGATAGGAGAAACCCCTCAAAGACTCCAGAGGTTGGCAGAACTCTACCAAGAACAAGGAAACTATACCGCCGCTGAACCTCTCTTACGCCGTGCCCTTGAGATTGATAAAGGTCCCTACCGACTTGAGCTTTTGGCAGAACTTTACCATCGCCAGGGCAACTATAGCGCCGCCGAACCTCTCTACCGTCAAGCCTTTAAGATTTATGAAACCACCTGGTTTGAGATTTATGAAACCACCTGGGGAGATTCTGCCGAGTTCGGCTCCAGGTTTCTGCGCCCCATTCTCATTAAATTATTGGGTTTCTACCAAGATCAGGGAAATATATCTGAAAGCCTCAGTGTTCTTCAAAGGATTTTAGATATAGAGGAAACCAGACAAAATGATTTCATCAGGCGACGCTCGGAAAGCAGCCTAACTGAGGATCCCACCAGAGTTTTAGAATCCCGGAGAGAAGATCCTGGCGACATTCTGCCTCTATCTCAAGCTTCAACTCATCAAACTCTCTCCCTCCACCTTCAGCAAGCCCCAGACGATTCTGAGGTAGCTCGTCTCGCCCTGACCACTATTTTCCGGCGCAAAGGACGCATCCTTGACGCGGTGACCGAGACGCAACAACTGATACGAGAGCAACTCAGCCCCGAAATGGTGGAAGACTACACTAACGCCCAAACTCGACTGGCGAATCGCTTGTATGCTGGTTTAGGCGATCAAGACCCTAACCTGTATCGCGCACAGATTTATGCCCTCCGTCAACAGGTGGAACAGTTAGAGAAAAACTTATATTTTCAGGTTCATTATCGGTTAGGGACACCCGAACCGGTGGAGATTGAGGCGGTTCAGGCACTAATCCCCCCTGATGCCGCATTGGTGGAATTGGTGCAATATCGTCCCTGGTCACAGGGTTGGGGAAAACCTCGTTATGCCGCCTATGTCCTTCATGCCTCCGGTGACCCCCAGTGGGTAGACTTAGGAGATGCCGAAACCATTGACAATTCCGCCTTTGCCTTCCTCAATGCCACTCGGGTTTCCAACTCCCAGCAATGGACACAAACCACAGGACGACAACTCGATGAATTGCTGATGGCTCCCATTCGTCCTCTACTGGGAGATGCTACTCATCTACTCCTCTCCCCAGATGGTCAACTTAACTTGATTCCTTTTGCCGCATTGGTGGATGAGGAGAATCGTTATCTGGTGGAATCCTATCAGTTAACTCATTTGACCACTGGACGGGACTTGTTACGACTGCAATATCCCCGTCCCAGTCGTCAACCGCCGGTGTTGTTCGCTAATCCTGATTACGATGATGCTGATACCTCTGCGGTGGCACAGGTGGCCCGTGCCACTCGGGGAGAGTCTCAACGGTCAATGGAGATAGAGGAGTTACAGTTTGGAGAGTTGCCGGGGACTCAGCGGGAGGTGGAGGCCATTGCGCCTCTTCTAGACAATCCCATCATTCTCACGGGGGCGGAGGCGACGGAAAATGCTCTCAAACAGGTTCAGGCTCCCAGTATTCTCCATCTGGCGACTCATGGTTTCTTTCTTCAGGATGTGGAGTTTGTCCCGCCTCAGCCGACAGCGGATTTCACTCGGGGGAACATTGATGTGGTCACTGCTGGGCCACTAGGGGGTTGGTTTCGTCCTCCCAGTGACCGTCCCCGCAGTAGTGAGAATCCTCTGCTGCGCTCTGGGTTGGCGTTTGCGGGGTTTAATACACGAGATAGTGAGGGGGAGGATGGGGTGTTGACGGCTCTGGAAGCGGTGGGGTTGGATTTGCGGGGGACTCGTTTGGTGGTGATGAGTGCTTGTGAGACAGGGGTGGGGGATGTGGCTAATGGTGAGGGGGTTTATGGCTTGCGGCGAGCGTTGGTGATGGCGGGGGCTGAGAGTCAGTTGATGAGTTTGTGGAAGGTGGCGGATGAGCAGACGGCGGATTTGATGCGGGATTATTATCAACGGTTGTTGGCGGGGGAGGGTCGCAGTGAGGCGTTGCGGGAGGTGCAGTTAGACTGGCTGGAACGGGGGGCGCATCCCTATTATTGGGCGTCGTTCCTGTTTTCGGGGCAATGGACGCCTATGGATTGAGGGAGGCTGGATTATCCCCTCCTGGGGGGAATGGCAAGCGGGAACCACAGAGTCACAGAGAACACAGAGGTATTGGAGGGGTCAGTTATGAAACGTCGTTATTTTCTTCAGGGGGCTGGTGGGGCGTTGGGGGCGATCGCCCTCAGTCGGTGGGATATCGCTCGGCAGGGCGATCGCCTCGGCCATCTCCTCGCTCAACCCACTCCCCGCAAGTTGGCCCTATTGGTGGGCATCAACCGCTATCCCCTGGGCATTTCTCCCCTACGGGGCTGTGTCACGGATGTGGAGATGCAGCGGGAGTTACTGGTGCATCGCTTTGGCTTTAATCCCCAGGATATTCTCACCCTCACCGATGAAAACGCCACCCGAGAGAATCTCTTAACGGCTTTTGAGTCGCACCTGATTGACCAGGCCCAACCGGGCGATATTGTCGTGTTTCACTTCTCGGGTCATGGGGCACTCGTTCGTGACCCTGACCCCATTCCTCTAGCCCCAGACCCTCGCTATCAGAACGTTCAAGGCTATAACGGAACCATGGTTCCCTATGATGGTCGCCTCGATCTCCAGGCCACTGAGGTCAACGACATTATGGGCAAAACCCTATTTCTGCTCATGTCAGCTCTGAAGACGGACCAGGTGACGGTCATGCTCGATAGTTGCCATTCCGGGGGCGGAACCCGAGGGGATATCCGCTTCCGCGCCCTTGAATCTCGCTTCGGTGAGGGCTATCCTGACCCCAGTGAGCAAGAGTTGATGACCCAAGAGACCTGGATGAGTCGTCTTGACTTGTCCCCCGCAGAGTTGAAACGGCGACGGACTCAAGGTATCGCCAAAGGGGTGGCCGTCGGCTCGGCTCAAGCTAATCAATTGGCGGCCGATGCCTCCTTTGGTCGCGGTGCGGGTCGTTTCTTCGCCGGAGCTTTTACCTACGGCGTGACTCGCTACTTGTGGCAACAGCCAGGAAGTTTGCCCCTGCAACGGGTCTTTGTGGATTTATCTCGGAGTGCGCGGGATGTGGCCAATAGTTCCGGGATTCAGCAGGCCCCCGTGTTTTCGGTTGCACCGGGGAGTGATCACGACCAACAACCCCTCTATTTCCTCACCCCGCCAACCCCACCAGCGGAAGCCGTTGTCTTGGGAGAGGAGAATGGTGAGATCAGTTTCTGGCTCGGGGGGGTGTCGTCCCAGAGTTTGGAGGCCTTTGAGGAAGGGGCGGTGTTTGCGGCCATTGATGCTCAAGGGCAGGAACTGGCGCAAATTGAACAAACGCGACGGGAGGGGTTGCGGGGCTATGGCGTTGTGCAGGGTGAGGCGCGATCGCTCCCTCAGAGGGGACTACTGCTGCGAGAACGGGTGCGAGGGGTTCCCCCAAATTTGAGCCTGCGTCTGGGACTTGACCCCTCCTTAGAAGATGACCTGGATGAAATGCGATCGCTCCTCCAGCAAATTCGACAGGTTGACCCCGTCCCCCTCGACAGCGGCGAAACCCCCCACTTTCTCATCGGCCGCATGACTCGCATCGCCCAAGCGGCCGCATTCGAACAAGGCTCACGCGACATCGCCGCACTTGCAAGCATTGGACTGTTTACCCGAGGCCTGATTCCCATTCCCCAAAGCTTCGGCCAACCCAACGAATCCATCGCCGCCGCCGCCAACCGGCTCGTTCCCCGCTTTCAACTGCTCCTGGCGGGACAGATTCTCGGCTCAGTCCTCAACAGTGACACCTCCAACCTCAACTTAGAGGTTGAACTCGAAGTGGCCCAAAGCAATCAGACCCTGGCCCGTGGCGGGACTCGCGGCAGTCGTGATTTAGTGGTTCAACAGCGAGAGCATAACCTCAATAGCCTCCCCTCCGGGTCAGAAGTCCTGATTCAGGTGACCAATCGCGAAGATCGCGATCTCTATGTCAGCCTCCTGGCCATTGGCAGTAGTGGTCGGATCACCGTCCTCTATCCCAACGATTGGGATGCCCCAGAAGAAGCGGCTCGTCTGGCCTCAGGTCAATCCTTAACCGCTCCCGAGCATGAAGGAAACCGCAATCCCCAACGGGACTATTGCCGCAATCCCAGTGATGACTTTCACCTCTGTTTAACAGGCCGTGGCTATGTGGAAATCCTGACCATTGCCAGCACGCGCCCTCTGCGGGAGGCCCTGCGTGCCATTGCGCGCATCGCGTCTGACACGGGCATTGCCCGCCGTGCGCCTCTCTCCTTGGGGGATGAGGACTCTCTCGATGTGGTGGAGACGTTGCTTGGGGATATCGATCGCCATACCCGAGGAGATATTGAGGTTCGTACCACCCGCAATGCCGTGGATGTGAATCAGATGGCCGCCTTATCCACCATGATTGAAATTGTTGACCCTTGATCGGGTTTCCCCCCCTTGTTTCCCAACGGGTCAACAATGTTAGGATACCAACAGATATATGAAGAAATGTAAGGAGATCCCTATATGACTCTCGCTGTTGGCTCCACTGCCCCCGACTTCACCGCCAAAGACACCAACGGAGACACCATTACCCTGTCTCAGTTCAAAGGTAAAACCGTAGTGCTGTACTTCTACCCCAAAGATGACACCCCTGGTTGCACCAAAGAAGCCCAAGGGTTCCGCGATGCCTATGCCGAAATCCAAGGCAAAGATATGGTGGTCTTAGGGGTGAGCATGGATGACGAAGCCTCTCACAAGCAATTCACCGAGAAATATGGCCTCCCCTTCCAACTGGTGGCTGATCCCGATGGAACCGTGACTCGCGCCTATGATGTCGAGGGCGGCGGCTATTCCAAGCGCGTCACCTACATCATTGACGGTGACGGCAAAATCATCCAAGTCTTTGATAAAGTCGATACCGCAAACCACGCCAAAGACATCCTCAGCAGTGTTGCCTAGGGTCACCGGTTGACGGATTTACCACAGATTCGCTAAGGCAACCACCAATTTTGACAAAAGGGGAAGAATCGGGCGTTAGAATGTAGCAAGCCTTTGATTCTTCCCCTTTCCTATGGGTGTTCTAACCTATCTCACTCCCCAACAAGTTCTCATCAATACACCAACCGTATTGGAGGGAACCTATGACCCACAACAAATTGCCAAAGTCTCCGTGGCGGCGGAGGATCGCTTCTCCCTCCCCGTCACCGTGAACCCCAGTGAGGGACTGTGGCGAGTTCAACTCAATAATGGCTTCAATCAAGCTGGGATTCGTTGGTTTCGCCTTAAGGGAACGAATGGGAATGGTCAGGTGGTGGGCGATCGCACCTTCCATGTCACCGTCAGCCAACAGCCCCTAATTGAGGCGGATGACCTCAAACTCACCCTAAAACAGCGTACCTGGTTTAAAGCGGCTCCGATTCAGAGTAATCAACTGGCTGACTATCAAAAAATTCGCCTCGAAGCTGGGGAAACCCTACGGCTACGTCGCTATACCCTAGAAGGGAATCACCTCGGGGTGGAATTGGAGTCACGGCGATCGCCCGTTGGCACCTTCGGCTATCTCTACGAACCCCACACCCGCTTAGAAGTCGGCGGTTTAC contains these protein-coding regions:
- a CDS encoding tetratricopeptide repeat protein, with the translated sequence MQVSRHLLTLGLLTTLGLGLPGVSPVFAEESQRVVQSSVNRDFAPIEIRGRLDETSRITDDGKYFNVYPFEGTEGQQLVIDLISDDFDAHLLLLTASDEVAVIAQDRYGGENANAQIVIVLPTAGSYSIAATSAQGQETGEYRLVVQTAASSDLERAELLKDAHRLNQQVLQLLDEARYEEAMPLARQALAIRETALGEFHPLVAQSLNNLAGLYRNQGNYNAAEPFYLRSLEILETALGEFHPLVATSLNNLALLYSNQGNYNAAEPLYRRSLEILETALGEFHPDVATSLNNLAELYRNQGNYNAAEPLFRRALEIQETTLEGAHPDIAYSLDGLASLYRNQGNYSAAEPLFRRALEIREATLGEMNPDVAASLNNLAGLYLAQGNYSAAGPLYHRSLEIFETTLGESHPHFATSLNNLGNFYQHQGNYSAAEPFYRRALEIRETTLGEMHPNVAQSLNNLAQLYRDQGNYGVAEPLYHRSLEIWETTLGEMHPKVAMSLNNFAGLYRAQGNYDAAEPLYRRALEIFETALGEFHPYVASSLKNLAVLYFDQGNYSAAEPLLYRSLEVYEAILGETHPDVATNLHNLAAVQVSRGNYTAAEPLYRRALEIRETTLGETHPDVATTLNNLASLYLDQRNFSAAEPLLHRSLEIRETALGESHPHVAISLNNLVNFYQAQGDVSQSLSFRQRSLDVEETNLAQNLAIGSEARKQAYIATLTGTTHRTLSLHLQDAPNHPQAARLALTTVLRRKGRILDAVTETQQLLRDNLSPELAPLLDEYTNAQTQLATRLYAGLGNQNPDLYRSEIDTLRQQVEELEDDLSRRSAEFRVATEPVEIEAVQALIPTDAALVELVQYSPYSPFNFVFSNWGTPRYAAYILHSSGEPQWVDLGDAETIDNAAFAFLNATRVPNSQQWTQTTGRQLDELLMAPIRPLLGDATHLLLSPDGQLNLIPFAALVDEENRYLVESYQLTHLTTGRDLLRLQYPRPSRQPPVLFANPDYDDADTSAVTQVARATRGESQRSMEIEDLQFGELPGTQREVDAIAPLLDNPIILTEAEATENALKQVQAPSILHLATHGFFLQDVEFVPPQPTTDFTRGEIELVTDWSLHNAPPSDRPRSSENPLLRSGLAFAGFNTRDSDGEDGVLTALEAVGLDLRGTRLVVMSACETGVGDVANGEGVYGLRRALVMAGAESQLMSLWKVADEQTADLMRDYYQRLLAGEGRSEALREVQLDWLSRGKHPYYWASFLFSGQWTPMDDFTEK
- a CDS encoding tetratricopeptide repeat protein; translation: MVLNITTQDGLDVAFATFGDDVIIMADLPPDQLDRLQSSPLTDAVYLVDGNNYFENNDVGRIVFGGPGSDTIIGGAGDDSLIGGSGNNVILGGAGNDSLVGGPGNDVLSGGEGIDTLTGGGGSNQFILPDAPQNRDVITDFTTGSDKILLPDGVSLADIQVQNISDGALILRDGAALSIVLESEIQLNENDFLTSADVANALQLIEESNQALLQNPQNALAYNQRGEALYRLGQQDDAIRDFTIALTIDPARDSLYYTNRGRAHLAIRDELNAIGDFTQAIRSNPQNFDAFFGRGVVFSVAENFDQAIRDYTQAIRLEPGISVSYYNRGLARLQLENYGEAIADFTRAIELNPDNVLQYFARGVTQEEAGNAPAAVPDYQRIIELDPNFADAHYRLGIAYRRFFNLRASRDSFEEAARLYEIQGNEEGLSNVAQERGRRGGLI